The sequence CCGCGCACTGGTCCGCGTAGACGACCACATTGACGTCAGCCACCGCCTGGTGACAAAGGCGGAGTTCGACACGCTGAGCCAGAAGATCATCAACCGCTCATCGCGCCAAGGCTCACTTGAATCCATCGAAGGGCTTCTCGAGTCGGCCGGCCGGAACGTAGACGGCAATTCGCCCACCTGGAAGGCCCTCCTGATACTCGACAAAAAGCTCGACTTCATCATCTCGGAGTTGCAGACGAAGACCCAGGCCAGCGACATCGAGTTCTTCCCCTCCGACGTGAATATCAGCGGATCCGGCATCCGCTTCGCAAGCCGCCAGCTCTACAAAAAAGGCGATCTCGTCTGGATTGTCATGCGGTATCCCACGGTGCCGGTCATGCAGGTCGAGGCCATCGGCGTCGTCACCCGCCTCGGCGCATCCATCAAATCACGAACCGAAACCCCATCGGTCCAGGTTTCCATTCAATACGAGGCCATCAACGAGCAGGATCGCGAAGAAATCTTGCGCTACACCTTCCAGCGCCAGCGCGT comes from bacterium and encodes:
- a CDS encoding PilZ domain-containing protein, which produces MAKSDAQRRALVRVDDHIDVSHRLVTKAEFDTLSQKIINRSSRQGSLESIEGLLESAGRNVDGNSPTWKALLILDKKLDFIISELQTKTQASDIEFFPSDVNISGSGIRFASRQLYKKGDLVWIVMRYPTVPVMQVEAIGVVTRLGASIKSRTETPSVQVSIQYEAINEQDREEILRYTFQRQRVLLRSQRDT